The following are encoded together in the uncultured Desulfobacter sp. genome:
- a CDS encoding IS66 family transposase produces MNKTSVREEVDRVKQEFEQLSLAGKVTPEVKVLMNSMLLVVELILSVFLEKQTRKNSKNSSLPSSQTDRDETAKPTSTGKGKGKKVSGEISNTRVNETVTIAKAETCDVCGTPLDQTPCQGLERRTKIDIVFEKVVEHIDAEIKECPNCKATAKGHFPEDMPGSLQYGNGLKAFAIHLIISQMVALNRVQKQISAMIGTVISEATLLKFVWRLYQSLEEWETKSIESILHAPSIHVDETSFRVEGKNHWIHVYSSGGITLKLLHRKRGKEAIVDLNIIPRYGGVIIHDCWASYLSYDHCGHGLCGSHLLRELTFIVDSNQYKWAINMKKLLQETCHIVSKREDKCLTDKEYANLQKRYRNILTRGDKELPEIPPKPKGKRGKIAKSDAHNLWERLKKYETAVLLFARESYVPFTNNRAERDLRMAKVKQKISGCFRRRHYAHAYCRISSYLQTMASQGINPLVAIQMALTGKLTDMGE; encoded by the coding sequence ATGAACAAAACCAGTGTTCGAGAAGAAGTCGATCGTGTGAAGCAAGAGTTTGAGCAACTGAGCTTGGCAGGCAAGGTAACTCCTGAGGTAAAGGTGTTAATGAATAGCATGCTTCTCGTTGTGGAATTGATCCTGTCTGTTTTTCTCGAAAAGCAAACTCGCAAAAACAGCAAAAATTCAAGTTTGCCTTCTTCTCAAACGGACAGAGATGAAACTGCCAAACCGACTTCTACCGGCAAGGGAAAGGGCAAAAAAGTCAGTGGTGAAATCAGTAACACCCGTGTTAACGAAACTGTCACCATTGCCAAAGCTGAAACCTGTGATGTCTGCGGCACACCTTTGGATCAAACTCCTTGCCAGGGGCTCGAACGGCGGACAAAGATAGACATCGTTTTTGAAAAAGTTGTAGAGCACATTGATGCCGAGATAAAGGAATGTCCCAACTGCAAGGCGACGGCAAAAGGGCATTTTCCCGAAGACATGCCCGGAAGTTTACAGTACGGCAATGGACTCAAAGCTTTTGCCATTCATTTGATAATCAGTCAAATGGTTGCTCTCAATCGGGTTCAGAAACAGATATCTGCCATGATCGGCACTGTTATCTCCGAGGCAACTTTGCTCAAGTTTGTATGGAGGCTTTATCAATCTCTTGAGGAATGGGAGACAAAATCCATTGAAAGTATCCTTCATGCCCCTTCCATTCATGTGGATGAGACATCATTCCGGGTGGAAGGTAAAAATCATTGGATTCATGTATATTCTTCAGGAGGAATCACGCTAAAATTACTTCATCGAAAGCGGGGCAAGGAGGCGATTGTTGATTTGAATATCATTCCCCGCTATGGTGGGGTGATCATCCATGATTGCTGGGCATCATATTTATCATATGATCATTGTGGACATGGACTTTGTGGTTCGCACTTATTACGGGAACTGACCTTTATTGTTGATTCCAATCAATACAAGTGGGCCATTAATATGAAAAAGTTATTGCAGGAGACTTGTCATATTGTGTCCAAGCGAGAGGATAAATGCCTTACCGATAAAGAATATGCAAATTTGCAGAAACGCTACCGCAACATTCTTACACGTGGGGATAAAGAATTACCGGAGATTCCGCCAAAGCCAAAAGGTAAGCGTGGAAAGATAGCCAAATCAGATGCTCATAATCTTTGGGAAAGGCTGAAAAAATATGAAACAGCGGTATTGTTGTTTGCCAGAGAATCGTATGTCCCCTTTACCAACAATCGGGCGGAGCGTGATCTCCGCATGGCAAAGGTGAAACAGAAAATATCAGGATGTTTTAGGCGCCGGCATTATGCTCATGCCTATTGTCGAATTTCAAGCTATCTGCAAACAATGGCAAGCCAGGGTATCAACCCGCTTGTGGCTATTCAGATGGCTTTGACAGGTAAACTTACAGATATGGGTGAGTAG
- a CDS encoding response regulator, with amino-acid sequence MTDVIMPKMNGLDLYREITSIYPKIKSLFMSGYPADVIAHHGILHQGLYFINKPFTIKDLSVKIRNILDS; translated from the coding sequence ATAACTGATGTGATCATGCCAAAGATGAACGGACTTGATTTGTACCGGGAGATAACGTCCATATACCCGAAGATAAAATCTCTTTTTATGTCGGGGTATCCGGCCGATGTTATTGCGCATCACGGCATCTTGCACCAAGGCCTTTATTTCATAAACAAACCGTTTACGATTAAAGATCTTTCCGTTAAGATTCGCAATATTTTGGACTCGTAG
- the nhaB gene encoding sodium/proton antiporter NhaB, whose translation MFNALVKNFLGNAPIWYKLAIIVFLIINPILLVTSGSFITGWVLIGEFIFTLAMALKCYPLPSGGLLAIEAIIMGMAKPETVYHEALANFEVILLLMFMVAGIYFMKEFLQFTFTRILVQVKSKIIISLLFCFAGAFLSAFLDALTVTAVIIAVAYGFYNVYHRYASGKDSSCEHDLTDDKSCQEAKRDDLVQFRGFLRNLMMHGAVGTALGGVCTLVGEPQNLLIGSQMGWHFVEFFLEVAPVSIPVLFVGLGTCYGLEKMHWFGYGIEMPGNIRSHLLETAVKMEEQGGTKLKARLVIQAIGGIWLILALAFHLAAVGLIGLSVIILLTSFNGITDEHQFGHAFTEALPFTALLVVFFSIVAVIHEQHLFHPIMHYVLSLHGHLQLGAYYIANGLLSAISDNVFVATVYITETKMHFVNMLGQIPHIGMTGQELMAKLTDPHLVRADVLASLPAEAAAKASDIIKHFDHLAVAINTGTNIPSVATPNGQAAFLFLLTSALAPVIRLSYGRMVWLALPYTITMSITGLIACYLFL comes from the coding sequence ATGTTCAACGCTTTAGTAAAAAATTTTTTAGGGAATGCGCCTATTTGGTATAAGCTTGCCATTATAGTGTTCCTGATTATCAACCCTATTCTCCTTGTAACTTCCGGCTCTTTTATTACGGGCTGGGTGCTCATTGGAGAATTTATCTTTACCCTGGCCATGGCACTGAAATGCTACCCTTTGCCTTCGGGCGGCCTTCTGGCCATTGAAGCCATCATCATGGGGATGGCCAAACCCGAAACCGTTTACCACGAAGCACTGGCCAATTTTGAGGTCATCCTTCTTCTGATGTTCATGGTTGCAGGCATCTATTTCATGAAGGAGTTTTTACAGTTCACTTTCACCCGTATACTTGTGCAGGTAAAGTCTAAAATTATAATTTCTTTGCTCTTTTGTTTTGCCGGCGCATTTCTGTCTGCGTTTCTTGATGCGTTAACCGTTACAGCGGTAATTATAGCGGTTGCCTATGGTTTCTACAATGTGTACCACCGTTATGCCTCAGGAAAAGATAGCTCCTGCGAACATGATCTCACCGACGATAAATCATGCCAGGAAGCAAAACGAGACGACCTGGTTCAATTTCGTGGGTTCTTGCGTAACCTCATGATGCACGGTGCCGTGGGTACGGCTCTGGGTGGTGTCTGTACCCTGGTTGGTGAACCCCAGAACCTGCTGATCGGCAGTCAGATGGGCTGGCACTTTGTTGAGTTTTTTCTGGAAGTTGCACCGGTCTCCATCCCCGTCCTCTTTGTCGGGCTTGGAACCTGTTATGGACTGGAGAAAATGCATTGGTTCGGCTATGGCATTGAAATGCCCGGCAACATTCGTTCCCATCTGCTGGAAACCGCAGTTAAGATGGAAGAACAAGGAGGAACCAAACTCAAGGCCAGACTTGTTATTCAGGCCATAGGCGGTATCTGGCTGATTCTTGCACTTGCCTTCCATCTTGCCGCGGTAGGTCTGATCGGACTCTCCGTTATCATCTTGCTGACCTCCTTCAACGGGATTACCGACGAACACCAATTTGGACACGCGTTTACTGAAGCCCTGCCGTTTACGGCGCTGTTAGTTGTCTTTTTCTCCATTGTTGCGGTAATTCACGAACAACACCTTTTCCACCCTATTATGCATTACGTACTTAGTCTTCACGGTCATCTGCAGCTTGGAGCATACTACATTGCAAACGGTTTATTATCCGCGATCTCTGACAACGTATTTGTAGCCACCGTATATATTACGGAAACAAAGATGCATTTTGTCAATATGCTGGGTCAGATACCCCATATCGGCATGACCGGACAGGAACTGATGGCCAAACTGACCGACCCCCACCTTGTTCGTGCTGATGTATTGGCTTCATTGCCTGCAGAAGCGGCTGCCAAAGCAAGTGATATTATCAAACATTTTGACCACCTGGCCGTTGCAATTAATACCGGAACCAACATTCCAAGTGTAGCGACACCTAATGGTCAGGCCGCATTTCTTTTCTTACTGACCTCAGCCCTGGCACCAGTCATCAGACTGTCCTATGGCCGGATGGTTTGGCTTGCATTGCCATACACCATCACCATGTCAATAACAGGCCTTATTGCCTGCTATCTATTTTTATAA
- a CDS encoding putative Na+/H+ antiporter yields the protein MKVRFVIILLFFILFSTAVAYAAGGGSGAPDFPPSFADYHDAEIKGVISILKHRINHTPFNLVASLIFLAAILHTFFSSKFLYYAHKWKAEHQKNIEAGKASEHCTIIRAEIFHFLGEVEVIFGLWAVLLTGVIVLFYDWPTFVSYISGVNYTEPMFVVVIMTLASSRPILNLSEKIMSRVASIFKGTLSAWWLTIMTLGPILGSFITEPAAMTISAMLLARKFYELKPGRTLKYATISLLFVNISVGGTLTHFAAPPVLMVAAPWDWNLPFMFTTFGWKAVIGIIMSNALVFFVFKNELSKLERKFKLSQLKGKIKEKYIHSRALKKDLEEAQQRIGNELQIEIQRIKDAARDSTMTVCEMDETDCALLDETFEQEFEDLKIQQMSVSVPGLLPIDKRPKLSDPNWDNRSGDVPGWIIAVHVAFMVWTIANAHYPAIFVSGLLFFIGFSHVTWPFQNNIRLKSPMLVGFFLGGLVIHGGLQGWWIAPVLGGLGEIPLMLSAIVLTAFNDNAAITYLSTLVPGFTDNLKYAVVAGAVTGGGLTVIANAPNPAGQTLLKNYFTNGISPLRLLTYSLLPTIIMALCFLLL from the coding sequence ATGAAAGTACGATTTGTAATCATTCTTTTATTTTTTATATTATTTTCTACCGCTGTTGCATACGCCGCAGGGGGCGGTTCGGGCGCTCCTGATTTTCCCCCAAGTTTTGCCGACTACCATGATGCTGAAATCAAAGGGGTCATATCCATCCTTAAGCACCGCATCAACCATACCCCGTTTAACCTGGTAGCCTCTTTAATTTTTTTGGCTGCAATTCTTCATACTTTTTTCAGTAGTAAATTCCTGTACTATGCACACAAGTGGAAAGCTGAACACCAAAAAAACATTGAAGCGGGAAAGGCTTCTGAACATTGCACTATAATCCGTGCTGAAATCTTTCACTTTCTGGGTGAGGTTGAAGTTATCTTTGGCCTTTGGGCTGTATTGCTGACAGGTGTAATCGTTCTCTTTTATGACTGGCCAACTTTTGTCAGCTATATAAGTGGTGTAAATTATACTGAGCCGATGTTTGTTGTTGTTATCATGACCCTTGCCTCCTCCCGCCCTATCCTAAATCTTTCAGAAAAAATAATGAGCCGTGTTGCAAGTATTTTTAAAGGTACATTGTCAGCCTGGTGGCTGACAATTATGACCCTTGGGCCGATTTTAGGCTCATTTATCACTGAACCGGCAGCCATGACAATTTCGGCCATGCTGCTTGCCCGTAAGTTTTATGAACTAAAACCGGGTAGAACGCTTAAATACGCCACGATATCCTTGCTTTTTGTTAATATTTCGGTTGGTGGAACCCTTACCCATTTTGCTGCCCCTCCGGTTCTTATGGTGGCAGCACCCTGGGACTGGAATCTGCCTTTCATGTTCACCACCTTTGGCTGGAAAGCGGTAATTGGTATTATTATGTCCAATGCATTGGTCTTTTTTGTATTTAAAAATGAATTATCTAAACTGGAAAGAAAATTCAAACTTTCCCAGCTCAAAGGTAAGATTAAGGAAAAATATATCCACAGCCGTGCGCTCAAAAAAGATTTGGAAGAAGCGCAACAGCGGATTGGCAATGAATTGCAGATAGAAATCCAAAGAATCAAAGATGCTGCCAGAGACTCAACAATGACTGTCTGTGAAATGGATGAAACCGACTGCGCTTTGCTGGACGAAACGTTTGAGCAGGAGTTTGAAGATCTTAAAATCCAACAAATGAGTGTATCAGTCCCAGGACTGCTTCCTATAGATAAAAGGCCAAAGCTCAGCGATCCGAATTGGGATAATCGTTCCGGGGATGTTCCCGGGTGGATCATCGCCGTTCATGTCGCTTTCATGGTCTGGACCATTGCCAATGCGCATTACCCGGCTATTTTTGTTTCCGGATTGCTTTTTTTTATCGGCTTCAGCCATGTGACCTGGCCGTTTCAGAACAATATTAGACTCAAGTCCCCAATGCTGGTCGGCTTTTTTCTGGGGGGGCTTGTGATCCACGGCGGCCTTCAGGGATGGTGGATTGCACCGGTGCTTGGCGGTTTAGGAGAAATTCCTCTTATGTTAAGCGCCATAGTACTTACAGCCTTCAACGACAATGCCGCCATTACTTACCTGAGCACGCTGGTTCCCGGCTTCACCGACAACTTGAAATATGCGGTGGTGGCCGGAGCTGTTACCGGCGGTGGGCTTACTGTAATTGCAAATGCACCGAACCCGGCCGGACAGACCCTTTTGAAAAATTACTTTACTAACGGTATTTCTCCTTTACGACTGCTCACCTATTCACTGCTGCCTACGATAATTATGGCGCTTTGTTTCCTTCTCCTATAA
- a CDS encoding type III PLP-dependent enzyme, whose amino-acid sequence MFIQLEDYLPLETFKKIKSFSEDKETPFLVIDTDTVVKNLDDLTTCFPYASIYYAVKANPGVEVLTIMRDKGVNFDIASVYELDRVLSLGISPDRISYGNTIKKSRDVRYFYDKGVRLYATDSEADIRNIAKAAPGSKIYVRILSEGTLTADWPLSRKFGCQPDMAMDLIILAKNLGLIPYGISFHVGSQQRDIGAWDGVLGKVKVIFERLLEEDNIKLEMINLGGGFPANYLAKANTLDVYAQEITRFLKEGFGEELPTIFLEPGRSIMGNAGVLVSEVVLISRKSRTALNRWVYTDVGKFSGLIETLDEAIKYPVYSDRNGELEDVIIAGPTCDSADIMYEDFKYKLPLNLSISDRLYWLSTGAYTSSYSAIEFNGFPPLKTYFI is encoded by the coding sequence ATGTTCATACAACTTGAAGATTACCTCCCACTGGAAACGTTTAAAAAAATTAAGTCATTTTCCGAAGACAAGGAGACGCCTTTTCTCGTCATTGATACGGACACGGTGGTTAAAAATCTTGATGATCTGACAACCTGCTTTCCCTATGCGAGCATTTATTATGCAGTTAAAGCCAACCCTGGTGTAGAGGTCCTGACCATTATGCGAGACAAGGGCGTCAATTTTGATATTGCATCTGTCTATGAACTGGACCGAGTTCTGTCGCTGGGCATCAGTCCTGACAGGATCAGTTACGGCAACACCATCAAAAAAAGCCGGGATGTCAGGTATTTCTATGATAAAGGGGTCAGGTTGTATGCCACGGATTCTGAAGCCGATATCCGCAATATCGCCAAGGCGGCACCCGGCTCCAAAATCTATGTCCGTATCTTATCCGAAGGAACCCTTACGGCAGACTGGCCGCTATCCAGAAAATTCGGCTGTCAGCCCGATATGGCCATGGATTTGATTATTCTGGCAAAAAACCTTGGCCTGATCCCCTATGGTATCTCCTTTCATGTGGGTTCCCAACAGCGGGATATCGGTGCCTGGGATGGGGTGCTGGGCAAAGTAAAAGTCATCTTTGAAAGGCTGCTGGAAGAGGATAATATCAAGCTTGAGATGATTAATTTAGGTGGTGGGTTTCCAGCCAATTATTTGGCAAAGGCCAACACACTGGATGTCTATGCCCAGGAGATCACCCGGTTTCTCAAGGAAGGATTTGGTGAAGAGTTGCCCACTATTTTCCTTGAGCCCGGCCGGTCCATTATGGGGAATGCAGGTGTGCTGGTCAGCGAAGTGGTTTTGATCTCAAGAAAATCCAGAACCGCTTTGAATCGGTGGGTCTATACGGATGTCGGAAAATTTTCCGGGCTGATTGAAACCCTGGATGAAGCCATTAAATACCCGGTTTATTCAGACCGCAACGGAGAACTTGAAGACGTCATTATTGCCGGCCCAACCTGTGACAGTGCAGATATTATGTATGAAGACTTCAAGTATAAGCTGCCCTTGAATTTGTCGATCAGTGATCGGCTCTATTGGCTTTCCACGGGTGCGTATACCAGCAGTTACAGTGCTATTGAATTCAACGGATTTCCTCCATTAAAGACATATTTCATTTAG